The window gtggaccatctatagcaACCTGCATCCAGTGTAGCTGTGCTGGTTtatctccatactgaatcggctgtggtggaggattgttgattttgttcgggcattgcttagccatatgcccttcctggtcacattcgaagcatcctcgtgtgcccttgtgacaaactcctgggtggaatttcccacaagtagagcacttgggataactaggctgtttactagttggtcctccttttgggtaactccctggtttacttttgttactggagttccccttccagttggagttGTGGCCTTGGTGTTtatgagtacctgagcctccttggcctttagactctgaaaaggcttgcttctgttgcttgatgctattctggtaatgttcggtggtcagagcactgcttactagttcttcagtagttttcggcctatgaacgccacttgCCACATTCATtgttatttccggccttagcattttaagcatcaaccggactcgttccctttcagtgctgactaattcagggcatagacgagccagtctgttgaatttcttcacggcttcctcaactgaaaggttgccctaacgaaattcagtgaactcatcataatggcggtttgtgacccgcatgtgaaagaactcctcgaagaattctctttcgaagtcagcccatgtcatctggttcactgggcgcttcgctttaatcatctcgcaccacatacgtgcgtctcctgacaggcagaatgaggcgcatttcaccttttcatactctggccagtccagaagctccatcgtactctcaaGTGTTTTAAactaggcttgggcatcccatggttcgctagtgcttgagaaattctctggcttgattttctgccactagatcagataagcttctcaccttgcccctgctgctggggctactggtgctgcaggctggactggtggaacctctatcactactggggttgctaagttaggttctggagtgacagtgggagtgttctgttgattagcccttagagtggctatctcctgttgttgttcagctagctgcttctgtaactgagccactactgctgtaagatctggaggaggcactaagctgtctgcctcatgctggggctcagtagctggtgtctttctagctgggtgtcctcgtaccattttctagagagatagaggacatacataactaatacaatcatgtttatataattaCTACTATcaggttagatgctatcatatataaacatgctattgttatccataaacatgaaagcaagaacataatacagtgagaggtattcttacttggaagctgtaggttcaatgctgatgtgtgtgtgaaggaagtatggaacttgctctgataccactctgtaacgccccacctCTTACTAACTAGGTtgtaaggtcgggggttacattatgctaactattcttatGCGGAAAGgagctgaactaatttaaaactctctGTTGTTTACAATGAAATATGAAATTTATATTCGGGATACACTTCTAAGTCTATACATATGCTAAGGAAGGAACTTAACTTTCTATTTGGTTAAAAACTGAAGTTAGGCACTtctggctgaaatcagacatttcaatcgatcggctaattgattggagttgtctgatcgatccactgatcgactcaactcgctactgtgcacggggtcaaaactggatcgatcggctgatcgatccaatctagtcaatcgatccagagatcgatttagaagctctctgttcgcgggattaaatttccgatcgatcggctgatcgatacatggccgatcgatcagctgatcgactcatcagctctctgtacgcgacagatcgcgcttcgatcgatcggctgatcgatcggggctccccaatcgatcatctAATCGACTCACTAGCcttctgtacgcggggacttctcccaatcgatcggctaatcgattgaggactgctcaatcgatcaactgatcgattggatttctgatttctgcagaaatctcaCCCAAACTTGTACAGGAActttcagaaataaactaagagCATAATATCACTACTAGGCATATCATTACTCACATTTACTATCTATTAGTAAGACAATTAGCAGTCGAAGCATGGCATAATACTTAAGTTCACCATTTTTGATACTTATCATCCTAGAAGTGCAGAAAggtaataacataagaaaatacTGAAGTTTAACTTTGCTaattcccaaagatctttattccaagttcctcttccacacacatctggtagcattgtcctccagcctccgctaatccgtctttcttttacctttacctgcagtataaggaaaaatgcaactataaacttgggagcttagtaagaaaccatctacctcataaaAACATGCACTCGAAGAAAATCATGCTTTCTTTTAagagatgctatttgaaatacatgctattAATCATGCTGAAaacactaaaacatggcatatgaacatGTAAGTCATGCTAACAAATACTGAACGAAAAGCTATCCATTGTATCGacaagctaactaaatcgatacataagctaagctgaTTGTTATACCAatgagaaaactaaactgaagctaagctgtattcacatatctagttgtgaagtttgaaaactattttcataagtagataaaattactaatcatgctgctgatgggcccgacaactgtacttgctatgcgcgcatccctaactagacccggggttgcaagatccgaatttagtagggtttactaggttatctgaacctagggatgactatgggaacCCAACCCTAgaacaactgaagtccagtacagagtctctgataaagtaaaatactgtttataaactgatttatcttaacttacttttactaggttatttgaacctagaactaggttatctgaacctagaggcgactatgggagcccacccattggaccgtagtcccatacaaGCTGAAGCAAAGCTAAGTATACTGTTTAAATGCATCTACAGCATTtaactaaactattaaaatgcctattgtGGCATTTAGTTGTGCTAACCATttcatcgagcacttggtgtgcactaattcacaccctacgtACCGATGGATTTGCATATGACAAAACTAAAGAATTGAAACATACAAataactacttatactgtaggtgaggggttactcactTCCTACGCTAATtttccttacaatccaatcgctaggttttccgaagAAGAGATTtcctcgacgatcttcttgcgtctatgctttcttctcgcggagaggagcgtcctcgtgccggaatcgtcgccggaaggtgctcctatggccctagggtgaaaccctaggtcttcttgaacTTGGGcaccgagagggtgaggaggagaaagggGTCGACGGGTGAGGTTGAGGGAAAAGAAGAATTGTCGTTCAAGAAAATAACAATCCTCACTTaagttccctatttatattaagtgattaattcacCCCAACTaactttaaatataattattttcctcttctttcagcacactcCTGCTAGGGCCTCttggttactaagtcaccctataaggcatagagttcgctaggtctcgggttcaattcccgcttaggctatttcacgtttttatttgtttttgctacttcagctattctaaaaattccataaaaatattctaaaatttcagaaaaataatagaatatttctaaaattactttgagaatttttgggcgttacatacGCTTTtcttactgtcctggattaacaaccctcttggttgtaaccaggttaaatttctgtctccttttatatctgctcttaattttattatagttgctttatttttgagttgaaagatccaaGGAGGGTATCGTCataatttttcagaagcaattcacccccctcttgccggtctccgttgCACCTACAGTTTATTTATCTCTCAAGGTGTTTGATTTGTGGGTTTATAGACATTCTCACCCTTGCCTTAAAACTTAAATTGCAGTATCAtagtttatcaaaaaaaaaaaagaattagaaggGAAAATAATGTTGTACTAGACAGAAACGACatatcaaacaatcaaacaaacactTGTGTTGTATTGAATTTCATAAATAGTACGGTTTGTGTAATTTGTGGTATATTCAAACACAATCAATatctaaaacaaaacaaaattagcaGATGCCAAAACAGAGAGGAGAACATTTGGCCAGAATAATAATAGATAAGAAATAATGCCTTTTAACCTGAAAGTAATGGCGATTTCGTTGTCAAACATCGCCAGAGCCCGATCTATGATCTTCAGCGGCAAAGCGATCTCAAGCTCCTTACCCAGCTTCTCATAATCGACGGTGTCTTCCTCTCCCACCACGGTGTCGGACGCTTCCACCACCGCTGCGGCGTGGACGACCGAATCATCTCTCTTGGTAGGCTCCAAGGCACGTCACGACCGTGCCAGCATCAGCCGCCCCTGGGGACAGACGGGAGCTGCCGCTACAACCGCCACAACCGGTGCATCCTGTCGCTTGACGGATCCAACTACATAGATCcgacaaaaaaaaattctagagtTTGAGAAGAAAAGAGGGAATCCACAAAAGCAGAGAGGCGCTTGTACCTGACCATTCTCATCCATACAAATTTATTATCATTTCATTTCCTGGATCGTTTAGAAATTTACTTGAAGcaaaacaataaaaatatcatatatattttcataatgcaCATGGAACTTACCTCTAGTTGTTCTTGAAGTTGTTTTTGCACCTCCATCTATATTTTGAATGTTTCAGTAATTTGTATTCCATTGAAATAAGAATATGATAGTCAAAgagaagaatttttatttttttaaaaaatagataaaatgAGATTTTGCACAAGTTGTCATTAATCTGTTGACATGAGTTAGATGTGTAACAAAACAAAACATGTTAATAACATAGCAATAAGAATATTCACTCAAAAAAGAGTGAAGGtaaaaaaaggagaagaagaaaaaaagatgaAGGCATAAACTACGTAGATATGAAGgacataagaaaaaaatatgaaagaaaaatactcttttttgcatatttttccaTTCTCAAGTTATGAAGGACTAGTTCTCATATCATATATTCAACCAATGGTTTAGAATATAAGAAGAAATATCAAGATGGCTTCCTCACACACTGCAAAAGATCAAATGGTCACAATTAATTTTCATGAGAACAACAAATTAATATACAACAAAGAACAATAAGAAAGCAAAAGATCCATTTTTTCTCCTTTGTCACTAACATGTTTTTGGAGATTATTACATTGGAGTAAGCAACAGATTGGAACTTATTGATTCCTCAATGTGGTAGAAAGTCTTCAATGCTATAGCTGAGGGGGAGGGGAGCTTCGTAATGTAACAAACTACTACTACTGGACTTTTTCCCACCTTTTGACTCCATTAATTcatgaaaaatatctaaaaaaagaagagactaaaccACAAGTAGATTAAATCAAATGAGAACACAAAAAATGaagatacaaaataaaaaaattttataagcaaacaTAATTGTCTCGGAAAAAACTGCCATATCAAACGACGATCCAAGATGAAGGATAATACATCGACGCAAGTTtacaaaactaaacaaacaaatatatttaacaaataacaaAAGAAGCAATGTAGAAGGAAACTATAGAAATccctaaaataaataaaatcctaCACGCTACAATGCACTAGAAATAAACCATTGCACAAGAAAAAAAGATCACCACAAATTTAGATTAACGAATAACACAtcaagtgaagaaaaaaaaactcaaaaatgaCAAGTTGAGTATTCGTGATGTTAATCGAAGAACAAAAGAAtgggttagaaaacaacagaagaAGATCGGAAGACGAACAAAAGAGCATTGCTTAACTCAAATTTATCACAAGTAAACGTACGAGGCCTTATGAGTCTGATGCTGCTTCGCCTATATGTTCCTGATCCTTTCGCCTCTAAAGCCATGGAAGAGCCTTTTTGGTAGAAGACTCTTGCAGAAAGAACACAGATAGAATGAAGACCATGAAGAACAAGGAAACCCTAGAGGCAGATGGATGTGGTGGGAGAAGAGGCCACGAGGCCCCTTGTTGTAGTAGGAAACATCGAGGAAGGTGACGTCATAGAGGAAGAGGTTGACGGGGGTGATTGTGTCACGGATGATGGACCGGGAGAAGGCAATGAGGAGCCCATCCTTGATGATGCTGGCAATGTTCATAGTGAGAGTAGTGGTCTTCACGACTAGCAAGAAGATGGTGAGGTTGAGGGTGAAGGTGTAGAAGGAGTTTGTGACAAAGATAAGAAGATCAGGGTGGAAGTCAGTCTGACCGTGGAGGAGGGGCAACTCGATTAGAgaccaaggaaggaggaggaagaaaaaacaACAAGGGTTCAttgcgtgaagagattgtataaggagagggaaagaaaaataggTTAGGGTTCGAGAAGGCTAAGGGGGGAAAACATGGCGCTAAAAATTTTTGGCAGAAAGGGAAAGTAAAACACGGTTGCAATAAAAAATGTGAAGAGGAAAACAATgaaagaataaagtcaaagacaacagtttattaaaaccgttgtctttgactatataaaacaatataaaaacacaacggtttataaaactgttgtcttAACCCCTCAAAAGTatttaaagacaacagttttagatAACCATTATAAAATGTGTCattgattttaaataaaatcgctcaacaacaacagttttaacaaaactgttgtcttttatattttataggagatcaaagacaacggttttgtcaaaaatcATTGTCTATTATCAAATTCACAATAGTTTcttccaaaaccgttgtctttgtggtgttgtcttttgatatttttgttgtagtgaaacaaactatagaagatatgttgtgagttgaaggcacctctaccctctcttttacattccttggtcttggcatataaggaaatttaattataattaaaattccattATTCTCCTTGCTATTggttaataagaaaattttaataaaaaattccttttaacccatgctatggccggccacaccaccatactccaaataaggcaagttttaaacacaaaattaaaactttcttatttgtttccgaaaattttaaaataaaaatttctctattaatttttcccttcatggttggttataaaaggaaattttataaattaaaatctctctataaaaacatgtggatgatttccaaaaaggaaagttatctttaaaattaaaatcttcctctcaatttacaaataaggaaagatatcaaatcttttcttaattttttgtagaaactataataggaaatatttaattttaaaactctcttttatatcatcaagatggttacaaaaaggaaagttttatcaaaaattaaaatcttccttttaactacaaataaggaaagatatcaaacctttcttttgtagaaagttataaaaggaaagatttaaattttaaactctcttttaaaaccatggtatccacaaaagaaaatatttttttaaaataaaatccttttattttcttgtggccgacccacctagcttgagctccaagcattggccgaccacctatacTTGACTTAACCTatggcttggtcggcccaagcttggactccaagcttgcttagtcggccacctaaggttgggtaagaaggtgggtataggtgggcataatactttataaataagaggctacaatagggaccgagaggaggaattggttttggtctcctgatgaaattaagcttcctgtgttcgccccgaacacccaatttaatttcatcaataataattcacaccactaaagaattattattgaactaccgcaccaatctcaaattacattttgggctccatctcattatgagtgtgttaatctccctgtgtgtttaagatgtctgatgtccactaattaattgagttactgacaactcactttaattaatatcttagtccaagagtagtaccactcaaccttattgtcgtgtcagactaagtccacctgcagggtttaacatgacaatccttatgagctccacttggggacattatcaacctaaattactaggacacagtttccttctataatcaacaacacacattataagtaatgtcatttctcaacttatcgggcctattaatttatcgagctaaatctcaccctttgattagttaaagaaataaatactaaatatatgtgtttgttattatattaggattaagagcacacacttccataataattaaggtcttgttcttttattaagtcagtataaaaagaacttaccttaatggtcctgctcaatacactcagagtgtactagtgtaattttatagttaagataaactaataccaaattacactacgattattccaatggtttgttcctatccatcttagttgtgagctactgtttataatttataaagaactgataacatgatcttctacgtgtgacaccacacaccatgttatctacaatataaattaattgaacaactatacttagcatataaatgtagatattttttaccaatgtgattatttattttaaaataaatatttacaaaagttaggcttttagtatacactctaacaatctcccacttatactaaaagactatgctgccatatctgctgtcatacatttgatttccatcccctccacatgtcgatcaaaagatTTCCCCTGAAGGGCCTTAGCGAAAGGATCTGTCAGgctatctgctgatgcaatcttggcgacgacaacttgtcctagctttacgatgtctcgtatcaggtggtacttgcgctctatatgtttactcgccttatgggctcatggttcctttgagtttgcaattgtaccgctattatcacaataaattgtgatgattttgggcaagccaggaatcacatctaagtccattaggaagttcctaagtcatacagcttctttgactgcctcagaggctgccacatactcagcttccatggtagagTCTGAAATACATTTCTTCTtagcactcctccatgcaatgactccacctcctaaagtaaacacataacctgatgtagacttactattgtccctatctgattggaaatctgaatccatgtaaaccacagggagcatatcatctacttggtaaattagcatataatctctagtccttctcaggtacttcaatatatgctttatagcggtccaatgttcttgtctagggttactttgatatcttctaactatgcccacggtaaaatagatatccggtctcgtacacaacattgcatacattaggcttcccactgttgaagtataaggaactgccttcatgtcctctatctcctttgatgtcttcggagacatctctttagataaagctactccatgccgaaaaggtaagaaacctttcttggagttttgcatgctaaaacgagcaaggattgtatctatatatgaagcttgagataggtaCAATAtctttttcttacgatcccttatgactttgatcccaagaatgtgtgcacattctcctaagtccttcatattgaattgtttggacaatcatacccttacgtctgataacactttgacattgttaccaattaacaaaatgtcatctacgtatagtacaagaaataccaccacgcttccgttacacttcttgtatacacaagactcatccggacattgaataaatccatatgactggattacttcattaaaccagatgttctaagatcttgaagcttgcttcagtccataaatggaccgattgagtttgcacactagatgctctttgccttttttaatgaacccctctggttgcttcatgtggatgttttcttcaagacttccgttaaggaaagctgtcttgacatccatttgccaaacctcataatccatatgagcggcaacggataagagtatccggatagacttaagcatagctaccggtgaaaaagtctcctcataatcaattctctctttctgagtacttgtctgtctctcttttctttttgtagatccacttgcacccaacggcttttacaccatctggtggttctacaagctcccataccttattagaatacatagactctatttcagaattcattgccttttgccaagatactgcatctttatcttggagtgcttcgtcatatgtccggggatcagtttcatgtttacctgggatcaagtccgaagactctcctaaaaatataaatctttcaggttgtcttacaaccctccgattacgacgaggcactgcctgtaactgtgcatcatttgtgacacgtgtttctatttcttgtggtacttcatcttgtactgttggtactaaagtagacgtgtcctctctaatttcttctacaacaattttactcatgggcttgtggtccattatatagtcttcttctaaaaactgaacATTgctgctaacaatgaccttctgatctttaggactataaaataaaccacctttcgttcctctaggataacccacaaacatgtgaacttctatacgagattccaacttatcagtatctgttttcagcacatgtgttggactaccccaaatccgaatatgtctcagactgggttttcacccattccataattctgtgggtgtagagggtac is drawn from Zingiber officinale cultivar Zhangliang chromosome 1B, Zo_v1.1, whole genome shotgun sequence and contains these coding sequences:
- the LOC122042864 gene encoding probable sugar phosphate/phosphate translocator At5g25400 yields the protein MNPCCFFFLLLPWSLIELPLLHGQTDFHPDLLIFVTNSFYTFTLNLTIFLLVVKTTTLTMNIASIIKDGLLIAFSRSIIRDTITPVNLFLYDVTFLDVSYYNKGPRGLFSHHIHLPLGFPCSSWSSFYLCSFCKSLLPKRLFHGFRGERIRNI